Proteins encoded within one genomic window of Paenarthrobacter sp. JL.01a:
- a CDS encoding siphovirus ReqiPepy6 Gp37-like family protein, translating into MSIFRVSVFDKDRQFKCQIGNPSALVVTPRHNLPGTLQLTVPLNHQRLPHLMADGARLRVKYKGEHLISGPITGEEGETNGVDGHVTFTVEDDFRVLRDILGWPVPGAALTGQNVEYRTYTGNAETIIKTAVQENGVTRMGIPGLVVAANANRGAVVPGGVPVRMHPLIDKMFPALELAGIGVTVRQVGSDLVLDVYEPRLFPRKLSVKGRTLKTTKWTRTRPTSSRVVVAGQGEGVDRKFRQLIDAAREAQYGMRAEAFRDARDGNTDSVMDARGRETLDENGPKNGLSLDLAGTGIFQYGGPKGFRVGDRVPVDIGNGVVITETIREVKLTWKSKDYALIEPSIGEITNQPARIFAQRLAALSKGQRNQERI; encoded by the coding sequence GTGAGCATCTTCCGTGTCAGCGTGTTCGATAAGGACCGGCAGTTCAAGTGCCAGATCGGTAACCCGTCCGCGCTGGTGGTGACGCCAAGGCATAACCTTCCCGGGACGCTGCAGTTGACGGTGCCGCTGAACCATCAGCGTTTGCCGCATCTCATGGCGGACGGTGCCCGGTTGCGGGTGAAGTACAAGGGTGAGCATCTGATCTCTGGGCCTATCACTGGTGAAGAGGGCGAGACGAACGGTGTGGATGGGCATGTGACGTTCACGGTTGAGGATGACTTCCGGGTGCTCCGGGACATCCTTGGCTGGCCTGTTCCGGGCGCGGCGCTCACCGGGCAGAACGTCGAGTACCGGACCTATACGGGCAACGCGGAGACGATCATCAAGACGGCGGTGCAAGAGAACGGCGTGACCCGCATGGGGATCCCCGGGCTGGTTGTGGCGGCCAACGCGAACCGTGGCGCCGTGGTGCCGGGTGGTGTTCCTGTACGGATGCACCCGTTGATAGACAAGATGTTCCCCGCCCTTGAACTGGCCGGGATTGGCGTGACGGTGCGGCAGGTCGGCTCGGATCTGGTCCTGGATGTTTATGAGCCGCGCCTGTTCCCGCGGAAACTGTCCGTGAAGGGCCGCACCCTGAAGACGACCAAATGGACCCGCACCCGTCCGACGTCGTCCCGCGTGGTGGTGGCCGGTCAGGGCGAAGGCGTGGACCGGAAGTTCCGGCAACTCATCGACGCCGCACGTGAAGCCCAGTACGGCATGCGTGCAGAGGCGTTCCGGGACGCCCGGGATGGCAACACTGACTCGGTGATGGACGCCCGCGGCCGCGAAACCCTTGACGAGAACGGGCCCAAGAACGGGCTCTCACTCGACCTCGCCGGGACCGGCATCTTCCAGTACGGCGGGCCGAAAGGGTTCCGCGTCGGCGACCGCGTCCCGGTGGACATCGGCAACGGCGTGGTCATCACCGAAACCATCCGCGAAGTGAAGCTCACGTGGAAGTCCAAGGATTACGCCCTGATTGAGCCGTCCATTGGGGAGATAACTAACCAGCCTGCGCGGATTTTCGCACAGCGACTTGCTGCCCTTAGTAAGGGGCAGCGGAATCAGGAGCGTATCTGA
- a CDS encoding HAD family hydrolase → MTGDALTRDANTTPNRLRLAVVDMVGTTITDDGRTEQALSRALAEHGIEPGSSRFESMLGYARDTMGFSKMTVFSRLFEDPAVASSANKVFERAYDELIEDGGVRAIPGAEDAILWMRESGMQVCLATGFGRHTQNMVLESLGWMGLADLSLCPADAGRGRPYPDMILTAVLALDLDDVREVAVVGDTSSDMLSGVRSGASLIAGVLTGSHSEATLRAAGATVVVDSIKQLPLLVEKREARHL, encoded by the coding sequence ATGACCGGGGACGCACTGACCAGGGACGCCAACACCACACCCAACCGGCTGCGGCTGGCTGTGGTGGACATGGTGGGGACCACCATCACCGACGACGGCCGCACCGAACAGGCCCTGTCCCGTGCTCTGGCCGAACACGGCATTGAGCCGGGGAGCAGCCGTTTTGAAAGCATGCTCGGCTACGCCCGGGACACCATGGGCTTCTCCAAAATGACCGTTTTCAGCCGCCTCTTCGAGGACCCCGCGGTGGCCAGCAGTGCCAACAAAGTATTTGAGCGGGCTTATGACGAACTCATCGAAGACGGCGGAGTCCGCGCCATCCCAGGCGCGGAGGACGCCATCCTGTGGATGCGTGAGTCCGGCATGCAGGTCTGCCTGGCCACGGGGTTCGGCCGCCACACCCAGAACATGGTGCTCGAGTCTCTGGGGTGGATGGGGCTGGCCGATCTCAGCCTGTGCCCGGCAGACGCAGGCAGGGGACGGCCCTACCCGGACATGATCCTCACCGCTGTGCTCGCCCTTGACCTGGATGACGTGCGGGAAGTCGCGGTGGTCGGGGACACCAGCTCGGACATGCTCTCAGGAGTCCGCTCCGGGGCGTCCCTTATTGCGGGCGTGCTGACCGGCTCGCACTCAGAGGCGACCCTTCGCGCGGCCGGTGCTACCGTCGTCGTCGATTCCATCAAGCAGCTCCCGCTCCTGGTGGAGAAGCGCGAAGCCAGGCACCTCTAG
- a CDS encoding M23 family metallopeptidase, with the protein MRRPVDARLTQDFGDGATAGVVPNSDPASGMGYYVWLYGNYQPDGHTGQDYGASSGSKVYAVTSGTVLHVGRLSGTYADNPWWILPSFFGYGYVIDHGAFIGIYGHCLDGGAKVNKDQWVSEGQVIGLSGSTGASVAPHLHFEILRDGYVLNSRYYGRSNPEDLFSGASIESSGNSAPAPTYTADQLVLVNLGIPLP; encoded by the coding sequence ATGAGGCGACCTGTCGACGCCCGACTGACGCAGGACTTCGGCGACGGCGCAACCGCTGGCGTTGTCCCAAACTCGGACCCTGCTTCCGGAATGGGCTATTACGTGTGGCTGTACGGCAACTACCAGCCTGACGGTCATACGGGGCAGGACTACGGCGCCAGCTCAGGCTCCAAGGTGTACGCGGTCACTTCGGGAACCGTGCTGCATGTTGGGCGTTTGAGTGGCACCTACGCGGACAACCCGTGGTGGATCCTGCCCAGCTTCTTCGGCTACGGCTACGTGATCGACCACGGCGCCTTCATCGGGATCTACGGCCACTGCCTCGACGGCGGAGCGAAGGTCAACAAGGACCAGTGGGTGTCCGAGGGCCAGGTCATTGGCCTGTCCGGTTCCACCGGCGCGTCCGTGGCGCCTCACCTTCACTTCGAGATCCTCCGCGATGGCTACGTGCTGAACAGCCGCTACTACGGCCGCAGCAACCCGGAAGACCTCTTCTCTGGGGCATCCATCGAATCGTCTGGCAACAGTGCGCCAGCGCCCACCTACACCGCGGACCAGTTGGTGCTGGTCAATCTCGGCATCCCCCTCCCGTAA
- a CDS encoding SGNH/GDSL hydrolase family protein has product MASIGDSYSAGSGATNLDLGWVQQLGRNQAWQLQNFARGGTGYVAGTKDPVKAKDACNREACPSYGEMIAEAKAFAPEVVIVSGGRNDYAIEVEDEVAAIKGFYTDLRRELPNAKIVAFSPLWDDDPAPAAIPTIAAAVKESVTAVGGVYLDSGQPLQGKPELLASDSKHPNDAGYKVLFEKNLSLLQQAGIAAK; this is encoded by the coding sequence GTGGCATCGATTGGTGACTCTTATTCAGCAGGGTCGGGTGCCACGAATCTTGACCTCGGCTGGGTGCAGCAGCTTGGCCGCAACCAGGCATGGCAGTTGCAGAACTTCGCACGCGGGGGGACTGGCTACGTGGCTGGGACCAAGGATCCAGTAAAGGCTAAGGATGCCTGCAACCGCGAGGCCTGCCCAAGCTACGGGGAGATGATCGCCGAGGCTAAGGCATTCGCGCCCGAAGTCGTCATTGTTTCCGGTGGGCGCAATGACTACGCCATCGAGGTTGAGGATGAAGTCGCCGCAATCAAAGGCTTTTACACGGATCTTCGTCGGGAGCTACCGAACGCGAAGATCGTAGCTTTCAGCCCGCTTTGGGATGATGATCCCGCTCCTGCTGCCATCCCAACCATCGCGGCGGCCGTGAAGGAGTCTGTCACGGCCGTTGGAGGCGTCTACCTGGATAGCGGCCAACCATTGCAGGGAAAACCAGAACTGCTCGCATCGGATAGCAAACACCCAAATGACGCTGGTTACAAAGTGCTTTTCGAGAAGAACCTCAGCCTGTTGCAGCAAGCGGGGATAGCAGCCAAGTAA
- a CDS encoding alpha/beta hydrolase translates to MTSARRRPAGNPSRDRSAQPSAGGAAYRGKARPGSRARGFAAMCVALAAMLALSACTVPFLQGPTAKPSTSTVEPSIAASAPKGLEKFYSQAVEWSSCGDGLQCGRVRVPMDYAQPGADEITLAAIKLPSTGNKKGSVLVNPGGPGGSGVDFIKDAGTTHFTEKLRNNYDVVGFDPRGVKDSAPVKCMTDAERDAARAKVFRKDTDEGLAAAIAFNKSFAGQCAQQTGPVLGHIDTVSAAKDLDILRAVVNDSKLNYLGFSYGTFLGSTYASLFPDNVGHLVLDGAVDPSISNEELTSGQARAFEKAIHTYVASCQKQNQCPMSGSVDNGVQEIRDLISAVDQNPQTAKDGRLVTGNDFVNGLILPLYNDQSWPALTQALDSAFSGDVSQMMRLADLGADREPNGTYSSNSAFAFQAINCLDYPMVMDTAGMRAEEARLLQESPTFGAFFAYGGVNCKDWPYPSTRTPAPVKYSGEAPIVVVGTTGDPATPLEWSQSLRKQLGNASLVTWEGEGHTAYGRSNSCVSTAVDDYFVDGKLPQDGLTC, encoded by the coding sequence ATGACGTCCGCACGACGCCGGCCCGCCGGTAACCCTTCAAGGGACCGGTCTGCCCAGCCTTCTGCCGGTGGTGCTGCGTACCGTGGCAAGGCACGGCCGGGATCCCGTGCCCGCGGGTTCGCGGCAATGTGCGTGGCCTTGGCAGCCATGCTGGCCCTCAGCGCCTGCACCGTACCCTTCCTGCAGGGGCCCACGGCGAAGCCCTCCACCAGCACGGTGGAACCATCCATCGCGGCGTCGGCTCCCAAGGGGTTGGAGAAGTTCTACTCGCAGGCCGTGGAGTGGAGCTCGTGCGGGGACGGCCTCCAGTGCGGGAGGGTCCGTGTTCCCATGGATTACGCCCAGCCCGGAGCCGATGAAATCACGCTGGCCGCGATCAAGCTGCCCAGCACGGGCAACAAAAAAGGTTCAGTCCTGGTCAACCCCGGCGGCCCCGGAGGCTCGGGCGTGGACTTCATCAAGGACGCTGGCACCACCCACTTCACGGAGAAACTCCGGAACAACTACGACGTCGTGGGCTTCGACCCCCGCGGCGTGAAGGACTCGGCACCGGTGAAGTGCATGACCGACGCCGAGCGCGATGCCGCCCGCGCAAAAGTCTTCCGAAAAGATACCGATGAGGGCCTGGCAGCTGCCATCGCCTTCAACAAGTCCTTCGCCGGGCAGTGCGCCCAACAGACCGGTCCTGTCCTGGGACACATCGACACCGTCAGCGCCGCGAAGGACCTGGACATCCTGCGCGCCGTGGTCAATGATTCCAAGCTCAACTACCTGGGCTTCTCCTACGGAACGTTCCTTGGCTCGACCTACGCTTCACTCTTCCCGGACAACGTGGGCCACTTGGTTCTTGATGGAGCCGTGGACCCGTCCATCAGCAACGAGGAACTGACTTCGGGGCAGGCCCGCGCCTTCGAAAAGGCCATCCACACCTACGTGGCGAGCTGCCAGAAACAGAACCAGTGCCCCATGAGCGGCTCCGTGGACAACGGCGTCCAGGAAATCAGGGACCTCATCAGCGCTGTGGACCAGAATCCGCAAACTGCCAAGGACGGCAGACTGGTGACCGGAAACGACTTCGTCAACGGCCTCATCCTGCCGCTGTACAACGACCAAAGCTGGCCGGCATTGACCCAGGCATTGGACAGCGCCTTCTCCGGCGACGTGTCGCAGATGATGCGCCTCGCCGACCTCGGCGCGGACCGCGAACCCAACGGCACGTACAGCTCCAACTCGGCCTTCGCCTTCCAGGCCATCAACTGCCTGGACTACCCGATGGTCATGGACACCGCCGGAATGCGTGCTGAGGAAGCCCGTCTTCTCCAGGAGTCCCCCACCTTCGGCGCATTCTTTGCCTACGGCGGCGTGAACTGCAAGGACTGGCCGTACCCCAGCACGCGCACACCTGCACCGGTCAAGTACTCCGGCGAAGCCCCCATTGTGGTGGTCGGCACCACCGGAGACCCTGCCACTCCCCTGGAATGGTCCCAATCGCTGCGCAAACAGCTTGGGAACGCCTCCCTCGTCACCTGGGAAGGCGAGGGGCACACCGCCTACGGCCGCTCGAACTCCTGCGTCAGCACCGCCGTCGACGACTACTTTGTTGACGGGAAGCTGCCGCAGGACGGCCTCACCTGCTAG